A genomic segment from Nicotiana sylvestris chromosome 1, ASM39365v2, whole genome shotgun sequence encodes:
- the LOC138874472 gene encoding uncharacterized protein — translation MEGTEHNRALYLTVKCENSVVTRVLVDNGSSANIFPLSALKKLKVDDERIHKNSICFRGFNGGGKDSVGDIVLELIIGLVEFTMEFQVLDVAVSYNLLLGQPWIHASKAVLSTLHQMVKFEWDR, via the coding sequence atggagggtaccgagcataatagagccctctatctgacagtgaaatgcgaaaattccgtggttactcgggtgctggttgacaatggttccagcgcgaacattttccctctctccGCTCTGAAAaaattgaaggtggatgatgaaagaattcacaagaacagtatctgcttTCGGGGATtcaacggtggagggaaagattcagtcggggacatagttcTTGAGCTTATAATAGGgctagttgaatttaccatggagttccaggtgctcgatgtggctgtttcttacaatctactgttaggtcaaccctggattcatgcttCCAAAGCGGTcctgtctactctgcatcaaatggtcaagtttgaatgggatagatag